In one Haloplanus salinus genomic region, the following are encoded:
- the trpD gene encoding anthranilate phosphoribosyltransferase, with protein MQDYIERVTDGGDLTGEEAREAARAVFEEATEAQIGALLAALRAKGETETEIAGFARGMRDAARTIAPDRTPLVDTCGTGGDDYDTINVSTTSAIVAAGAGVAVAKHGNYSVSSSSGSADVLEVAGVNVEAEPPAVEDAIERDGIGFMLAPVFHPAMKAVIGPRKELGMRTVFNVLGPLTNPAGADAQVVGVYDPDLVPVLARALAQMDIGRAMVVHGSGMDEIALHDATTVAEVDDDAVTEYTLTPADLGLEEAPIEAVAGGDPEENAADLRGVVAGEVTGAKRDLILANAGAAIYVAGAADDLQSGVAAAREAIDSGTAATKLDDLRGV; from the coding sequence ATGCAGGATTATATCGAACGCGTCACCGACGGTGGGGATCTGACCGGCGAGGAGGCACGGGAGGCGGCCCGTGCCGTCTTCGAGGAGGCGACCGAAGCACAGATCGGGGCGCTACTGGCGGCGCTCCGGGCGAAGGGCGAAACGGAGACGGAGATCGCGGGCTTCGCACGGGGGATGCGCGACGCGGCGCGGACCATCGCCCCCGACCGAACGCCGTTGGTCGACACCTGTGGCACCGGCGGCGACGACTACGACACCATCAACGTCTCGACGACGAGCGCCATCGTCGCCGCGGGCGCAGGCGTCGCCGTCGCCAAACACGGCAACTACTCCGTCTCCTCCTCCTCGGGGAGCGCGGACGTACTGGAGGTGGCGGGCGTGAACGTCGAGGCCGAACCGCCGGCGGTCGAGGACGCCATCGAGCGCGACGGCATCGGCTTCATGCTCGCCCCCGTCTTCCACCCGGCGATGAAGGCGGTCATCGGCCCGCGGAAGGAACTCGGAATGCGGACGGTCTTCAACGTGCTCGGGCCGCTGACCAACCCCGCCGGCGCCGACGCGCAGGTGGTCGGCGTCTACGATCCCGACCTCGTTCCCGTCCTCGCGCGCGCGCTCGCACAGATGGATATCGGACGGGCGATGGTCGTCCACGGCTCCGGCATGGACGAAATCGCGCTCCACGACGCGACGACCGTCGCGGAAGTCGACGACGACGCAGTGACGGAGTACACGCTGACGCCGGCGGACCTCGGTTTGGAGGAGGCGCCCATCGAGGCGGTCGCCGGTGGCGACCCCGAGGAGAACGCGGCCGACCTCCGTGGCGTCGTCGCGGGCGAGGTGACCGGCGCGAAACGCGACCTCATCCTCGCGAACGCGGGCGCCGCCATCTACGTCGCGGGCGCGGCCGACGACCTCCAGTCGGGCGTCGCCGCCGCCCGCGAGGCCATCGACTCCGGCACCGCTGCCACCAAACTCGACGACTTGCGGGGTGTCTGA
- a CDS encoding phosphoribosylanthranilate isomerase, which yields MVRSKICGVTSEADLRAVAESGADAVGIITDVSVDTPREVPPERAAELVAAAPPFLSTVLVSMPETPTRAVELAGAVAPDAIQLHGTFDDEDVRYVRREARANVITAVDAADPDRVRSYDGVADAILLDSTTEGGAGGTGETHDWEAARALVDDCTTPVVLAGGLTPENVADAVRTVDPYAVDVSSGVERAGGEKDHDAVASFVRKASLEVSA from the coding sequence ATGGTCCGGTCGAAGATCTGTGGCGTGACGAGCGAGGCGGACCTCCGGGCGGTGGCCGAGTCGGGCGCCGACGCCGTCGGCATCATTACCGACGTGTCGGTCGACACGCCCCGGGAGGTCCCCCCCGAGCGTGCCGCGGAGCTCGTCGCCGCCGCGCCGCCATTTCTCTCCACGGTGCTGGTGTCGATGCCCGAGACACCGACGCGGGCGGTCGAACTCGCGGGCGCCGTCGCCCCGGACGCCATCCAGTTGCACGGCACGTTCGACGACGAGGACGTCCGGTACGTCCGCCGTGAGGCGCGCGCGAACGTGATCACCGCCGTCGACGCGGCCGACCCCGACCGGGTTCGCAGCTACGACGGCGTCGCCGACGCCATCCTGCTCGACTCGACGACCGAGGGCGGCGCGGGCGGCACGGGGGAGACCCACGACTGGGAGGCGGCGCGTGCCCTCGTCGACGACTGCACCACCCCGGTCGTCCTCGCCGGCGGGCTAACTCCCGAGAACGTCGCCGACGCGGTGCGGACGGTCGACCCCTACGCCGTCGACGTCTCCAGCGGCGTCGAGCGGGCCGGCGGTGAAAAGGACCACGACGCGGTCGCGTCGTTCGTTCGCAAGGCGTCGCTGGAGGTGTCGGCGTGA
- the trpE gene encoding anthranilate synthase component I, with the protein MTPDRDRPAFADLFDGDGPVVAHLAITLDADSTPLSAYAALDDRSDYGFLLESAEKTPSSDPEGAFTADGGGTDRHARFSFVGYDPDAVVSVTGREVTVESLGGSAAELVAETAGLDGDGDVLDALRTALPDLERVGFPDVDRQHLDGGLVGFLAYDAVYDLWLDEVGVERPDPIVPDAEFVLTTRTLAFDHAENVVKLVCTPVVAADDDPGATYDALLDEARDVERTLAEAGDPATGGFVREGETTAPREEYEDAVRAAKEHVLDGDIYQGVVSRKRELTGDIDPLGLYESLRAVNPSPYMYLLRHGDRSIVGASPETLVSVGGERVVSNPIAGTCPRGTSPVEDRRLAGEMLADGKERAEHTMLVDLARNDVRRVSDPGSVRVEEFMNVLKYSHVQHIESTVTGRLATDATPGAGGDRSPPFDAFDATRATFPAGTLTGAPKVRAMEVIDRLERDPRGVYGGGVGYYSWSGDAEFAIVIRTATVEAGDPDRITVQAGAGIVADSDPASEYEETEQKMGGVLDAIERIETTPEPEARR; encoded by the coding sequence GTGACCCCGGATCGCGACCGTCCCGCCTTCGCCGACCTGTTCGACGGTGACGGTCCCGTCGTTGCCCACCTCGCCATCACGCTCGACGCCGATTCGACGCCGCTCTCGGCGTACGCCGCCCTCGACGACCGCAGCGACTACGGTTTCCTACTGGAGAGCGCGGAGAAGACGCCCTCCAGCGATCCCGAGGGCGCGTTCACCGCCGACGGCGGGGGTACGGACCGCCACGCCCGCTTCTCCTTCGTCGGCTACGACCCCGACGCCGTCGTCTCGGTGACGGGACGCGAGGTGACCGTCGAGTCCCTCGGCGGCTCCGCCGCGGAACTCGTGGCCGAGACGGCCGGCCTCGACGGCGACGGGGACGTCCTAGACGCCCTCCGCACGGCGCTCCCGGATCTCGAACGGGTGGGATTCCCCGACGTCGACCGACAGCACCTCGACGGCGGCCTCGTCGGTTTCCTCGCTTACGACGCCGTCTACGACCTGTGGCTCGACGAGGTCGGGGTGGAACGTCCCGACCCCATCGTCCCCGACGCGGAGTTCGTCCTGACGACCCGGACGCTCGCCTTCGATCACGCCGAGAACGTCGTCAAGCTGGTCTGTACGCCCGTCGTCGCCGCCGACGACGACCCCGGCGCGACGTACGACGCTCTCCTCGACGAGGCGCGGGACGTGGAGCGGACGCTCGCCGAGGCTGGCGACCCGGCGACGGGCGGGTTCGTCCGCGAGGGCGAGACGACCGCCCCCCGCGAGGAGTACGAGGACGCGGTGCGGGCGGCGAAAGAACACGTCCTCGACGGCGACATCTACCAAGGCGTCGTCTCGCGGAAGCGCGAGTTGACGGGCGATATCGATCCGCTCGGACTCTACGAGTCGTTACGCGCGGTCAACCCCTCGCCGTACATGTACCTCCTGCGCCACGGCGACCGCTCCATCGTCGGCGCGAGCCCCGAGACGCTGGTGTCAGTCGGGGGCGAGCGCGTCGTCTCGAACCCCATCGCCGGCACTTGCCCGCGCGGAACGAGTCCCGTCGAGGACCGCCGGCTCGCCGGCGAGATGCTCGCCGACGGGAAAGAACGCGCGGAACACACGATGCTCGTCGACCTGGCGCGCAACGACGTGCGGCGGGTGTCCGATCCCGGTTCCGTCCGCGTCGAGGAGTTCATGAACGTGTTGAAATACTCTCACGTCCAGCACATCGAGTCGACGGTGACGGGGCGGCTGGCGACGGACGCGACCCCCGGCGCGGGGGGCGACCGGTCGCCGCCGTTCGACGCCTTCGACGCCACGCGTGCGACTTTCCCGGCGGGGACGCTCACCGGCGCGCCGAAGGTACGGGCCATGGAGGTCATCGACCGACTGGAGCGGGATCCGCGGGGCGTCTACGGCGGTGGCGTCGGCTACTACTCGTGGTCGGGCGACGCCGAGTTCGCCATCGTCATTCGGACGGCGACGGTGGAAGCCGGCGATCCCGACCGTATCACGGTACAGGCGGGTGCGGGCATCGTCGCCGACAGCGACCCCGCGAGCGAGTACGAGGAGACCGAACAGAAGATGGGTGGCGTCCTCGACGCCATCGAGCGCATCGAGACGACGCCCGAACCGGAGGCCCGCCGATGA